One Suncus etruscus isolate mSunEtr1 chromosome 13, mSunEtr1.pri.cur, whole genome shotgun sequence genomic region harbors:
- the CD86 gene encoding T-lymphocyte activation antigen CD86 codes for MATLVYFNETAELPCRFTNSQNLSLNELVIFWQDQNHLVLFDLYQGKKNVYSVDAKYKDRTSFDQDRWTLKLHNVQIQDKGKYSCFIHHKKPEGMLPIIHTDSELSVHANFSLPEITPVCNETELADTVNLTCSSTHGYPEPTSMWFSTGQEKYNAVMKKYQDNVTKLYTVSISASIPLSLGTNSMSIFCVLQQKTAQLWSKPCNIDKMPEPTKPPDQEPSLRIVAICVILAVVFLMGFVIILKKSKKKSGTSDECETIPGEVRKKEELEARVRSHVSEKSDKVQCVINVSKTASEDKSATDT; via the exons ATGGCAACTTTGGTATATTTCAATGAGACTGCAGAACTGCCATGTCGCTttacaaactctcagaacttaagCTTGAATGAACTAGTAATATTTTGGCAGGACCAGAATCATTTGGTTCTATTTGACCTctaccaagggaaaaaaaatgtttacagtgTTGATGCCAAATATAAGGACCGCACAAGTTTTGACCAGGACAGATGGACCCTGAAATTGCACAATGTCCAGATCCAAGACAAGGGCAAATATTCATGTTTCATCCATCATAAAAAGCCTGAAGGAATGCTTCCCATCATCCATACAGATTCAGAACTATCAGTGCATG CTAACTTCAGTCTACCTGAAATAACACCAGTTTGTAATGAAACAGAACTTGCTGACACTGTGAATTTGACATGTTCATCTACTCATGGCTACCCAGAACCAACCAGCATGTGGTTTTCAACAGGGCAGGAGAAGTATAATGCTGTCATGAAGAAATATCAAGATAATGTCACAAAACTGTACACTGTTTCTATTAGCGCATCTATTCCCCTCTCTCTTGGCACAAACAGTATGAGCATCTTCTGTGTCCTGCAGCAAAAGACAGCACAGCTTTGGTCCAAACCTTGCAATATAG ATAAAATGCCAGAACCGACAAAGCCACCTGACCAAGAACCCTCCCTCAGAATTGTGGCTATATGTGTAATTTTGGCGGTTGTATTCCTGATGGGGTTTGTAATAATACtaaagaaaagtaagaagaaGTCTGGAACCTCTGATGAATGTG aAACTATCCCAGGGGAggtgagaaagaaggaagagttgGAGGCAAG AGTAAGAAGCCATGTATCTGAAAAATCTGACAAAGTCCAATGTGTCATCAATGTTTCCAAGACAGCTTCTGAAGACAAAAGTGCTACAGATACTTAA